One Citrus sinensis cultivar Valencia sweet orange chromosome 5, DVS_A1.0, whole genome shotgun sequence genomic window, TCTTAACTGttgtacttttaaaattaagctCTGGTGAAATATGACAATTATTAACAAGCTCCACTATTTAGTTTTTCTTATATACTTGTACGATCAAGTTATtactaaattaacaaaacGTTTCTACAGAGAAACTGAAAAGAAATAACTAAAGCCAtcaattttattcttcattGTGACATTTTGGAGGATGCCTTTCTGTGAGTTCCAATTGCATGAATTGAAATAGTAACGGGGCATAATTTCCAGATGCCACAGAGTTTCTAATGCCTAGGACTAGGTgtttgatgctgaaatctgtaGGAACCAAAGGAAATTGCACCCGCAGCATTGTTCTTCACTAGAGGGATCAATGATTACACCACATGTGTCATTAGCGGCCGATAAGCTGCTTCTGGTTGCACACACACGGCTGCAATTGCAGCTATCTACATAATCAtttcaacaagaaaaaaaataagattaatttgATCAGATTGGATTTTTCTATTAACAAAAATGGTTAAAGCAATAGGGAATTAAGCTGACCTGAATCAAATCCTTCTTTGAGTACTGGCCTTGTAGTGATGGATCAACCATTTCCACTACTTTTTCTCTGCTAGTTAATCTTGGAAGAGCCTGCAAAATTTATCGGATTggaacaaaaaaattcttcagaatttttaaattgaatttcatttttacataaattattCCAATGTATTTTGGCTTCTAATACTACCCATGAGACGAGAACATGTTCTCCAGGAGGCCAGTTAAAAGCTCCAAAAGAACCACACCATAACTATACACATCTGATCATTTTGTAGTAGGCTTCCCTGTAGAAGCAGCATTTACATTAACCAAAGTTTCTCAACATCAGAAGTGATCAAAAAGAGTATTTTCATGTGATTTCTGCGCACTTAAATTAGGAACCGTAAGTAACTGTTGTGcgtcaatttaattttaaaagaataatagttAATGTGTTTGATATCCATTTTGGAACAATGTGGATTCAAAGTCAATTAGATCACGTCTAATGTATGTTGACTCTGACGTTACAAACTTTACTATACAACGTGttcctaaaatataaaaaaacattttgtaaCACAAAATGTAGTAAAATGTAACGTTGAAGCCGATTTAACAACTTGCATATTGTTTGGGggaaaatagaaaatgtaGCAAAACGCCACGTGTCGATGAACGGAATAACTCCAGTATAATCCGAGGTATTTGGCATAATTCGAGGTACCCTGTTTAAGTCCGGCATAATTTGAGGTATCCCACATAACTTGAAAGTAACTTGAGGTACCCCGCATAACTCCAGTATAATTCGAGATACCCCGCATAACTCGAGAGTAACTCGGGGTACCCCACATAGCTCGAGGTACCCCGTATGACTTGAGGTACCCAACAGATCagattcagaaaaaaaaacctctgAAAAAGTTTGCCATGAGAAATGTCCTCATCgcttgaaggataatatttaattttgtcagAATTAAATATCAGAACATCGTACTGAAAAGTAGAGACAGCCGCCTGCCACCTctgccaaaagtgaaggacaCTGTCCTAAGGACAGTGTTCCTCAGCCGTCTTACCAGACAACCACTGCTGAGGTACCCTGGACTACTCTCCAGCGTGCGTCACATACCCAAAATGATAAGATACGCCGCGAATGCTTTCTTGATTTCCAAGCATGCACACAACAGCccaaaaatcacaaaaaaggTGAAGGGAAGCAAAAGGGCCAAAAAGGGACAACCAATAGCCATAAAAATACGCCACGTGGCAGCTGAGGTACCCTATATATAAAGGTGTCCAGGTTTTATTCTCCATGATATATTCATTCACTCATGAACACTCACACTCcacaaaataaacttttttcaACCTTAAACATTGATTTACAGAGGTCTGGCAAGCTctctttatcataaaaaagcTTGAGTTGCTAACTTGAGCATCGAAGTGTGAACGCCAATGTACCTCGGCTTCACCTCAGTAGCGGCTCTTCCCCTAGGCAATTTAGGCAGTTGCCTGGGCCCCACAACATAAAAAggcctaaaattttttttttccaaaattataggtattaagtttttaatttatatattattattattttataatattttttcataaataaataatcaaatcccTACAAAATCTCTTGTTAACATTAGGattaacattttttatccaatttaTTCCTATAAAATCTCTAAATaacattatttcatttaaaactctataaaagccaaataattgttaacttattattatccATTACAATTGTTGAGTGATGATGTTTTAAAAGCTTATTGTGTTAATCTTGAAAATACTTTAAAACATGATACGCTTTCTGATATAGATGGTTTAGATTTGTTTTCAgagttaataatttaaaaaaagtttttcaaagtgaaaaaaataccCCACTTGATGTAGTtaattatttggaaaaaaatgattctttTCCAAATGCATATGTTGCTTatagaatattattaatgatactAATAGCAGTTGCTTCTgcagaaaaaaaagttttttaaaattgaaattgataaaaacttatttaagaTCAACTATGTCGCAAGAAAGATTAAATTGATTAGCTATGTTATctattgagaaaaatatacaagcgaaattaaagaaatgattttaaagacatgaatttttaaatacatgaatttttattaataaatttttttaaaaagtctTATTGAAACAATTCGCCTAAGGCCCTAAAATTGGTTGAGCCGCCCCCGACCTCTAACCTCTATTTCACTGTTTTGCGGGCGTGAAGCTCATTTCgaaagacttttttttttgttcaaaccTTTCACCATTGTTACCACTTCTCTCTTCCCTTTTCACCTCCACCGAACTTCAGAAAAATCGCACATAACAAACCAGTGAGGTACCCCATTTtccctaaaaatacaaattcattgtTTTAAATAGATTTACCTTTTTCTACCCCAAAATTTGTCTAAAACACATATTATGCAGATTAAGgtatttaataagaaaatgatagttAAGTCTAATGGGGTGTGCGCTTGCTAATGACAGACAACATAtttattggaattttaaatGCTAAACTGATAATGCAAGTACGAAACTCAAGTGCACATGATAGATGATGGAGAGCATTCACTCTGCAGAAACTGATAATAAACTCAAGAttacacattttatttttgattgaaatacactttttaatatttgtttaaccCATCCAgaacatatatttaaaattttaattcttggACACAACTTTCAATACCTAATCGAATAAAGAGAgtttataaattacaaatttataaaatacaatgaaaaatgtttaaaaaaattaaaatataaatctgAGGTTTTACaattaagatataaaaaaaagggtcCAGCTACCTTGCAATAGTTGCAAGGTGCCACtaatttttgtcttatgtgacgttaaattttatttaaccccttattttctttcttatttacattttatttgtaaGTTTATATACTTTAGTTAGTGaccttttaaaatgtaattttattttatttaatattatttttttacatttatttataagtttatatGCTTTCGCTAGTAACTTtctaaaatgtaattttattttatttaacactatttatctttttaaaaaagaataaatataataataagcctatgattaaataatattaaagtaaataaaataaataatattttaaataaaataaataatattaaaaatgatattattttgaagactattgattttttaattttattcagttttttaaagaataaatataataataagcctatgactaaataatattaaataaaataaaaataaataatattaaaaaggaTATCTATTTTTAAGGCTCACtactgattattttattttatttaatattatttattttttaaaataataaatataataataagcctatgattaaataatattaaataaaataaaaatattaaaaataattattatttttaaggctccctattgattattttattttatttaatattatttagtttttagaaagaataaagataataataagcatatgactaaataatattaaataaaatagactaaataatatttatttttaataaaataaacaatattaaaaatttattcttttaaataaaatatataatattaaaaataaaatttatttttaatactcactactaattaaacaatataaattGTAAACAATCCGGACTTATGTgctaaaacttttaaatttttaacttgtttgtacttttaataaatatcagaGAGTGtaatgttaatatttaaatggACAAATTTCTACCATTGAAACTACCGTTTTACTAAATCCAATGGTAAAGGACTGAAATcaagaaaagacaaaatttaATGGTACCTTGTAATTGTTGTAAGATTGCTGAGTCCTCAAAAAAATTGTGCGCACAAAAAGTGTgccaaatcaaaattattcaaaatagaTGTTAATCTCACGCCTCACGCCTCACAAATAAGCCGTTTGCTGTAATCACTTGCTGAGCAATCATCTCCAAAAATGGAACAACTGAAATTCAAATGGgtaatttaatagttttggGTTCGGCCTTTTAATTATTCTCtccagattttttttctctgaaataatgttaaaacaattttaattttttttttttttggtataatttCACCAAAGGTCCAGATTGCTCAAGAGCTAATATCATCTCCaggttttgtctttttcctcTTGATTGGCTTTCATCATTGGTTTCTCATGTGAGCTAGCTAGCTTTTGACATTACTTTACTTTGTTCTTtgtttattgtaaatttaatcACGGTTTCTACATTATAATTTACGGTCTTTGtcttacttttattaaaaattatggtataataataataataataataataagaatggcTTGTTTGCATAATTGTCTTCGATATTGACTGTAATTACAAGATCTTTTGTGACATATTTCTTATTGTGATTGTTTAATTAGTCTCGATTGCAATTTTTACAAGATTTAAtgaatgttaaaatttaagtgacaattaaaatttgtacacCAAGTGCTtgagaatatttttaattttttttttccaagatGCAGTTTttgataaagaataaaataaatgattaagAGTGTTTCGAtacaatttttcaaatcagcgcatatgataatttaaaagtaattgatTTCCCAAGAGTAAAAGTATGATACTTCATCTCGAAGCAACTTATGTTGTTAGCTAATATTATGAGTCAGTGTAACGATTTaccacacaaataaaaaaagttgttaagtattacatataaatatacatgTTGTAATTTCTTCTCAAAGCAGCAATGCACATAAAGtgttaacaaaataaaataaaaaaatttgttgagtATTGCACACTAATAATTCTCATGATGAAATTAGAATAGGTTGATTGGCCTAAATACTATGTAGTATTTACTTTCAAAAGACCTATGGCATTAGATTCACTTGCTAAGGTGTTGGAGAAGTGTTGATGCAATATTCTGTCATGCCCGCGGATTCAACTTTGCTAAGATTTTGGTTATGCCTTCAGGTTCAAGCATTGTTGCCGATTATGTGAGCATGGCTTTAGATTCCATTTGAGGAAATGTAATTGTTCCTTTTAAAGCGATGTAATTGGTGACGGGAGAGGATTGGAATCTCGAATGATTTATGGTTtcggaaaaaaagaaattttctttcttttaacttGCAACAAAAtgtatgtaaatttttatgatattagcaatatttaataacagaatagttgaaatatttttaaattgcattgtagtttctaaaaatatttaatggataaatgattttattatcgtAAGGGTACTACAAAAAATGAGGGCTGTTGGTAATTGaaaagaacaaattaattattttaaaattaataataatactacctaattttttttacataaatgaagctcaaaaaaattaatcagcATAAAACGTCACAAGCTATTGATAAACATCTATCAAAGATTTGTGACAGAAATATAATGTTATTAtgtaaacataaaatttatttgccATGTCAAATGCCATGTTTGCAAAATATGATGGCGTGTCATCTGCCACGTCAGATTCTACGTAAATAAAGAATTGTAATACAATTCCTTGACAGAAATATTTTGTCACTATATTCTTACAAGAACTTTTTTGACAGAAGATAATTATATCAGTAACATGATTTGTGACAAAATTATTCTGTCAAAAAAACAAACCCAATTTTGTAGTGGTTTCCAATAAATACTTAcaaggtaaaaaaatttacgtGATTCgacatattaataaatatgcctacatccacgagTAGTGATACGGATAATCCACTatgtaatgaaaaaatatacaaacaaTAAGTTCTTAGatgcaaataaaatgaatagaAATACTCAAAACCAATCAACCCCCAGCAGTTTAGCTTCACAAGAGCTCTTTCTATCTTGTGCTTTCCCTCATTCACTCTCTTTACAAATACAAGGCtcacaaaaaaacaaaacaagaaaaaccaAACATGAATCCAATACCTAATTACAAGTTactgaaaatatatttaatagattACAAAAGCATGCGCCTATCCCCCAATTCCTGCTCTGCTATGCCATTTACGCAATTCCTTTTTggctgaaaaatatttctttccccaacaaaacaaatcaatcAGTTAGACGGAGATATCTAATGGTttgatgatatatatatatacatatatatatatatatatatatatatcgatAGTTGGACATGCATCAGCAAATTAATGAAGACGAGTAGAGAGCAAATGAGAAGGAAAGcatataataattactaacCAGAGGCACCACTAGTATATATTAATTCCTGCTGAATCCTCTCCTCTGTTCACTGTTGGATTAAGCGTTCCATCTCATGCAGTCTCACGTCTGTACGTTTTCGATCCGCTCCTAACTAATttgttgttaattaattggccgaaaatggaaaattttgtttaatttcagTGCAGAAAGCAGAGGAATTGACGACACacttacaataattaatttctatattggattaaaaaaataacaactaattaattttttagtaaaatagTGTGAGCATGCGTGCAGGAGATCTAGGAAGAAATTACCCGTTGCGGTGGCCGTGGGTGATTGTAACCGCAGCCGCGCGCTTTGAGAATTCTTCAAGGAATGTAGATGTCGGGAATGTGGCGTATCATAGGCCAATCCACTCCTGTCTTCTTTCTGAAACGGTCTGCTAAACTAGGACAACCATAAATCGTCAAACTCTGGAGCGTTGTCTTCTGAAGAAGGTGATCGGGCACTGATTTTAATTCACGGCAACTCTGAATTGACAAGGAAGAAAGACGTGGCATGATTATGATTTCTCCCTTCATTGCAGTCCCGCAATCCCACTCTTCCAGTTCTAGCATATTAAGAAATTTGAGCTGTTTCAATTTGGGAAAGGCAATAACTGAGGAGCCATCCGTATCACTTTCTACTCCCAGAAATTCATTACCCACTCTTTTCACACTTTCCATTCCTAAAATATGAAGAGATTCAAGGGATGGCAATTTTCCCAAAGGAGGCAAATGCTCGCAATTTCTGCACTCGAAGAGATGTAAAACCCTTAAATTGGTTAATGACATGACCCAATTTTTGGGAGCAACATTCCTCCTGCCTCTGTATTCATGTATGTGTAATTCCTTTAAATTAGGAGGTGGTCCCAAGGATTCAAGAAGCCGTTCATCTTCATCCTCCTCATTCTCCCTCCTCCCAGCTTGTTCTTCATCCCCATCtcttaaattatcaaaatcaaggtCCAAATCAaacagatttttctttttcccaagTTCAGCCCTTCTAGCCTCCCCCTCATCTGACACACCACCCAGCCCATCTATACTACATTGTCGAAGGAGGTTAAGCTTTTTAAGAGACCCAAGGCTACATGCTCTGTCATATCCTCCGCACACAACAAACTTCGTCACCCTCCGAAGCCTGATTAATTCCCCAATCCCTACCGACAGGTATCTTAAAGAATCAGTGTAATCATTGTCTAAATACATCAGCTTTCTTAACTTCCCAATCCCTTGAGGCAATTCTCTAAGATGACTGCAACTACTAACATTTAAACGTTCTAAATTATACAACTCACACAATGTCTCAGGTAATTTTTCTATCTTCTCTTGATCGGTCAAACTAAGGTATTtcaaatgtaataatttttctatatttgttGGAACTTCTTTGGATGTAATCAAAACCCCAGTGATCCGTCTCTAATGTGTTGAGATGTGAGATGTAATCCCTTGCTGAAGCATATAAGAAATGTGAGATGGGCTTTTGCGGATGTTGTTTGTGACTACTTGCTTGGGCAGAACTCATGTGCTCTTTATCTAAGGTTTGAACTTCTAAACAAAGTCATACTTGTCATTCTGTTTAAACatgatgaaaatattttagtgcTATATATTTCACATCCAATAGTTAAACTACCAATGAAGATAACCTGCTATGTAGTCTGTCGGTTTCAGCTAGTATTATGAATCGGCAAAGTTTTAGGTATTGGTTAATTGTTGAAGTAAAATAATCGACAATCCTTACAAATTGATCGTTTTGCTAAGCTGAAATCCAGTTTAGATCGTACTTATATGCTTAAAAGATTGATAtttaggtggcgtttgttttttaacttaatgacttaaagtgacttaacttagttaattaagttaattataggtgtttgtttttataacttaatgagactttttagataattttgacttaataaaataagctaatttttttagctttttacttaatggagaaatctgaattaagtcaattacttgctaatgtaaaaaatatccctattttataatttatttttcatgtataTCCCaaaaactcacccatagatatttaccccacataaaaatatccatattttttctttcttatattatatacgataaaatttgaaatttatggtattttatatattaaaattttaaaataattatgtattcacttgaatatagttttacttataaatgttaaaatattgtggtatttaatatattatttatttgacattcaaatttaataaggatacaaatgtaaacgtacctatttttagttttttaagttgaaaaaaacaaacaacttaatacttattttctgagattcagacgaaaaaacaaacatattattcagattcagacattcagacctattcagaattcagactaatttaGGATACGAGATTAAGGATACATTGTCTTTccttttttggggggggggggggttggtTCAGGAGGATGTAGTTAAGCCTTTACTCGAAGTTACTAAGACAGCACTGCTTCATGATTGTACCCTGTTATGTGCTTGGAGgtaaattctttattttttaatttcccttTTGTTTAGTAAGTAGAATAAGATTATATCTAAGatattgtttttcaattagGACTTCAACACTGCTGTCATTGTTTGATACtgtttacttcttttttatgatggcaATGTAGTAAGATTGTTTACATACTTTATAAATCTTCTGTTCAACAATGTGCTATTGTAGTTTCTTTGCCCTTTGGGATTTGATGTTGTATACGAAGTTGGagtatttttttcaactgaCATGATTATgctaaaaattaagaaacacGTTTATTGGGGTTGACCAggctaaatatatatatatatttttttttggtgaccaaattttcaaaattgtttGTTTGTAGCTTGGAGGAATGTGGTCGCTACTTAGAGACTATAAAAGTCTATGAGAACAAGCCAGCAGACCTTATCCAAGGCCAAATGGATACTGACTATTTATCGCGGGTATCTTAACTTCTGAGGTTTCTGGCActgaataaatttatgtttccaTTGGCAAAAATCGGATCTTCAAGGACAAATAGCTAGTGCGTTACTAATTCGTAGCTTTTTGGAGTGATTAATCTTAGATTCTGCTTCTTTTAATGTAGCTAACCCATGCACTGACATCTGTTCGGAGTGTCAACAAGACTGATGTTGTCACCCTAGGGTCTACATTTGGGGTTATGCTTCCTTGCTTTATTCACAAGTCTATGTGCTGGGGTTTGTATATGTTCCTGTGGGCCCAACGGACATCTGTTTTTGCAGTCTCTTTCGCATATCATGGATGCATCAATGGAAGACCTGGCTCGTTGCCCTGGCATAGGAGAGCGCAAGGTATTCTGTTAGTCTCCAAAGAGAGACATGTCATTTGATGGAATTTTGTCCTATTGTGTGATACACTTCTGTATGCTATCATTTGAGTGattgcaaataaatttatggCAATTTTTAGTGTCTTTATTTAAAGGGTTCTATGTTTTGCATATTATTAAAcctactttttcattttgttcctcAATCAGGTTAAACGCTTGTATGACACTTTTCACGAGCCATTTAAGCGTGTAGTTTCCAGTCACCCTCCTATTCCAGAAACTCCTTCCCAGAAGGATGTTGAACGTTCCTCTGTGAATGAAGTTACAGACGTGGAGAAAgacacagaagacataaacaAACGTAGGAAGAAAGAACCTGAATTAACTGTGAAGTCAGCCCTATCTACTGCATTTGCCAAGTATGCCGATAAAATTGGCAAGAAGAAAAACAGTTCATCTCAGGTAGGGGAAACAAGTGTTTCCGATTCAGGCGCAAAAAATAGCAATTCCGGTAAACGGGACAGCTAAGTGATCATCTTCTTTCctcca contains:
- the LOC127902389 gene encoding DNA excision repair protein ERCC-1-like, giving the protein MSQVIFLSSLDRCNPLLKHIRNVRWAFADVVCDYLLGQNSCALYLRFELLNKVILVILFKHDENILVLYISHPIVKLPMKITCYVVCRFQLVLEDVVKPLLEVTKTALLHDCTLLCAWSLEECGRYLETIKVYENKPADLIQGQMDTDYLSRLTHALTSVRSVNKTDVVTLGSTFGSLSHIMDASMEDLARCPGIGERKVKRLYDTFHEPFKRVVSSHPPIPETPSQKDVERSSVNEVTDVEKDTEDINKRRKKEPELTVKSALSTAFAKYADKIGKKKNSSSQVGETSVSDSGAKNSNSGKRDS